A window from Methanomicrobia archaeon encodes these proteins:
- a CDS encoding helix-turn-helix domain-containing protein, producing MEPEVTVLEAAKILGVHPESVKRWIRYGELHAEKRGGGALL from the coding sequence ATGGAACCCGAGGTGACCGTCTTGGAAGCGGCAAAAATACTGGGCGTCCATCCTGAGAGTGTGAAGCGCTGGATCCGGTATGGCGAATTGCATGCTGAGAAACGCGGGGGGGGGGCACTCCTTTAG
- a CDS encoding DUF5343 domain-containing protein, whose product MVEYPYILVTGRLKDFLKHIKSAGVPPKITISYLPSVSFKSTNDRPIVKVLKFIGFLDSSGIPTESYKQFRLRGAEVVMAKALRVAYEDLFRTYPDAYRKDNEALKDFFRSHTTAGEQVVNQTVVTFKALCEFADFEAKIEGEKQPKTENESEDSSKGESHGAPRDVTVNINIQLQLPATDDAQVYENLFSALKKHLYP is encoded by the coding sequence ATGGTTGAATATCCTTACATCTTGGTTACGGGGAGATTAAAAGACTTTTTGAAACATATCAAAAGTGCGGGTGTTCCACCTAAGATAACTATCAGCTATCTTCCTTCTGTTAGCTTTAAAAGCACTAACGACCGTCCAATTGTCAAAGTGTTGAAATTTATTGGTTTTTTGGATTCTAGTGGTATCCCTACTGAGAGCTATAAGCAATTTCGGCTGAGAGGAGCTGAGGTAGTAATGGCAAAAGCTCTTCGGGTAGCCTACGAAGATCTCTTTAGAACTTACCCCGATGCCTATCGAAAAGATAATGAAGCATTAAAGGACTTTTTCAGGTCACATACAACTGCAGGTGAGCAGGTAGTCAATCAAACCGTTGTAACATTTAAAGCTTTATGCGAGTTTGCTGACTTTGAAGCTAAGATCGAGGGGGAGAAGCAGCCAAAAACCGAAAACGAGTCGGAAGATTCATCCAAAGGGGAGAGTCATGGAGCCCCAAGAGATGTTACAGTAAATATCAATATCCAATTACAACTACCAGCAACTGACGACGCACAAGTATATGAGAATTTATTTTCTGCCCTTAAGAAGCATCTGTATCCGTAG
- a CDS encoding DUF447 family protein, with protein sequence MKLQEAGIGEGISEVIVTTQSAVGMPNAAPVGIITEIDDEQQGKTTHFVKLYKGSQTLENVLETSTVAANVTDDAVLFVKTAFGHLSELNLSEFAGVPVLAKANAWIVFTTVLIEERSDYFYFQVLPQTVKINKKEVKAINRGRNAVIEATILATRLDLAKDEQEREEMLRLIERYREIVEKCGGRREKEAMRVLEEKCSRLFLAQFDPPPPTRDSD encoded by the coding sequence ATGAAACTTCAGGAAGCAGGCATAGGCGAGGGCATCTCGGAAGTCATCGTTACGACGCAGTCGGCTGTGGGAATGCCGAATGCCGCTCCCGTAGGAATCATAACCGAGATTGACGACGAGCAGCAGGGGAAGACAACGCATTTCGTAAAGCTTTACAAGGGCTCACAGACGCTCGAGAACGTACTCGAAACCAGTACGGTAGCGGCGAACGTGACTGATGACGCGGTTCTGTTCGTAAAAACGGCGTTCGGGCATCTGAGCGAATTGAATCTCTCCGAGTTTGCCGGTGTGCCCGTACTAGCAAAAGCAAATGCATGGATCGTCTTCACCACCGTTTTGATAGAAGAACGCAGCGACTATTTCTATTTCCAGGTGCTGCCGCAAACGGTAAAGATCAATAAAAAGGAAGTAAAAGCGATCAACCGAGGACGGAATGCAGTAATCGAGGCGACGATACTCGCAACGCGGCTTGATCTGGCAAAAGACGAGCAGGAAAGGGAGGAGATGCTGCGGTTGATTGAACGATACAGGGAAATAGTCGAGAAGTGCGGTGGACGTCGGGAGAAGGAGGCGATGCGGGTTCTGGAAGAGAAGTGCTCACGTTTGTTCTTGGCGCAGTTTGATCCTCCTCCTCCGACCCGGGATAGCGATTAA
- a CDS encoding radical SAM protein, whose amino-acid sequence MKLVYGPVPSRRLGRSLGVNTIPFKTCNYSCVYCQLGRTTQMTNQRRDFFPPEEILNEITRVLEPEPETERTRNELDFVTFVGEGEPTLCKSLGWLIRKTKELAEIPIAVDTNGSLLNRADVRADLSQADVVMPSLDAGTAETFRKINRPFRGIAFEAVVDGMERFRREYDGELWVEVMLVKGLNDSEEELEALKSRLKHIAPDRIYINVPIRPPAEPWAVPPDHEAIALAHAMLSEVNVIMDITAEEMGEFSIEGFTNPEDAILAIIRRHPMREEQVIETLKKFEAEAGAVHDSFMRLEKSGKIKKVEYRNKVFWLTIEEKRSGRSDE is encoded by the coding sequence ATGAAGCTGGTCTATGGACCGGTTCCATCACGGCGTCTCGGGCGCTCTTTAGGCGTAAATACAATTCCATTCAAAACCTGTAACTACTCTTGTGTCTACTGTCAGCTTGGCCGGACGACGCAGATGACCAATCAGCGTAGAGACTTCTTTCCACCGGAAGAGATACTAAACGAGATCACGCGAGTGCTAGAACCAGAACCAGAAACAGAACGTACCCGGAATGAGCTAGATTTTGTAACCTTCGTAGGGGAAGGCGAACCGACGTTATGTAAAAGCCTTGGCTGGCTAATCCGCAAGACTAAAGAATTAGCAGAAATACCCATAGCCGTTGATACAAATGGTTCTCTTCTTAACAGGGCGGATGTAAGAGCCGACCTTTCGCAGGCAGATGTAGTGATGCCCTCACTCGATGCAGGCACTGCGGAAACGTTCAGAAAGATAAACAGACCGTTTCGTGGGATTGCTTTTGAGGCGGTTGTCGACGGTATGGAACGGTTCCGACGAGAATATGATGGAGAGCTCTGGGTTGAGGTCATGCTGGTAAAGGGGCTCAATGACTCAGAGGAGGAATTGGAGGCGCTAAAAAGCAGGCTTAAGCACATAGCGCCCGACCGGATTTATATCAATGTCCCGATAAGACCTCCCGCGGAGCCGTGGGCTGTTCCTCCTGATCACGAAGCCATCGCATTAGCACATGCGATGCTGAGCGAGGTTAACGTGATAATGGATATTACCGCAGAGGAAATGGGTGAATTTTCCATCGAGGGTTTCACAAATCCCGAAGACGCTATTTTAGCAATAATACGACGTCATCCAATGCGGGAAGAGCAGGTTATAGAAACACTAAAGAAATTCGAGGCGGAGGCAGGAGCTGTTCACGATAGCTTCATGAGACTGGAGAAAAGCGGCAAAATAAAGAAGGTAGAATACAGAAACAAAGTCTTCTGGCTTACCATAGAGGAGAAAAGAAGTGGAAGGTCTGATGAATAA
- a CDS encoding 4Fe-4S binding protein, with translation MKQLTVISGKGGTGKTTLVGSFAVLAENKVIADCDVDAPDLHLLLHPEMVTKQEFKGLKVAVMDKSLCSECGTCAETCRFNAIDVTEEATYTVNPARCEGCGACVFTCPQEALSLQERVSGYTYVSTTKYGPMVHAQLNIAEEASGKLVTVVRELAREIAEREGSDLILIDGAPGIGCPVIASLTGVDLALIVTEPTMSGLHDLKRILDVVAHFGVKPTVCINKYDINEENSTRITEFCRQRGVEIVGNIPYDPVVTEAMVAGMPVVEFSEGVVSNAIRDIWERIQ, from the coding sequence GTGAAACAATTAACGGTTATTAGCGGCAAGGGCGGCACGGGCAAGACCACGCTTGTGGGTTCTTTCGCGGTCCTCGCGGAGAACAAAGTCATTGCGGACTGTGATGTGGATGCACCTGACTTGCATCTGCTGTTGCATCCTGAAATGGTAACGAAGCAGGAATTCAAAGGCTTGAAAGTAGCAGTAATGGACAAATCGTTGTGCAGCGAGTGCGGCACGTGCGCGGAGACCTGTCGGTTCAATGCGATAGACGTGACGGAAGAAGCGACGTATACGGTCAATCCCGCACGGTGTGAAGGCTGTGGCGCGTGCGTCTTCACCTGCCCGCAAGAGGCGCTCTCGTTGCAGGAACGCGTCTCCGGGTACACCTACGTCTCAACCACAAAGTACGGCCCAATGGTGCACGCGCAGCTCAATATCGCGGAAGAGGCGTCCGGGAAACTGGTTACGGTCGTTAGAGAGCTGGCGCGGGAGATCGCAGAACGGGAAGGTTCAGACCTCATTTTAATTGATGGCGCGCCTGGCATCGGCTGCCCGGTGATTGCGTCCTTGACCGGCGTGGACCTCGCACTGATCGTTACCGAGCCCACGATGTCCGGACTGCACGACCTCAAACGCATTCTGGATGTGGTGGCGCACTTCGGCGTGAAGCCTACGGTTTGCATCAACAAATATGACATTAATGAGGAGAACAGCACGAGAATTACCGAGTTTTGCCGGCAACGTGGCGTGGAGATCGTTGGAAACATCCCCTACGACCCCGTGGTCACTGAAGCGATGGTTGCAGGTATGCCGGTGGTTGAATTCTCGGAAGGGGTCGTCTCGAATGCGATACGGGATATTTGGGAGCGCATACAATGA
- a CDS encoding ATP-binding protein, which produces MIISLASGKGGTGKTTVAVNLALSLSNRHVQLLDCDVEEPNSHLFLNPVIQETKSAYTLVPTVNYELCDFCGKCALACEYNALVVVPKQEVMVFPGLCHGCGLCSLVCPRSAISEQPREIGVIKKGTSGDGSIALVYGLLNIGEIMATPLIDQVKAEIDPAKTVIIDVPPGTACPVIAAVQGSDYCILVTEPTPFGLYDLTLAVAVLRVLKLPFGVVINKAGVGDRKVYEYCAAERIPILLEIPHDKRIARSYSEGVLFIKELPEWRERFAALMGRIEEEYER; this is translated from the coding sequence ATGATCATTTCACTAGCGAGCGGCAAAGGCGGCACGGGGAAGACGACCGTGGCAGTGAATCTTGCCCTGTCGCTTTCGAACAGGCACGTGCAATTACTCGATTGCGACGTCGAGGAGCCCAATTCACACCTCTTTTTGAATCCCGTGATTCAGGAGACAAAGTCCGCGTATACACTGGTGCCAACGGTCAATTACGAGCTGTGTGACTTCTGCGGGAAGTGCGCTTTGGCATGCGAATATAACGCGCTTGTCGTGGTGCCAAAGCAAGAAGTCATGGTGTTCCCAGGACTCTGCCACGGTTGTGGGTTGTGCTCTCTGGTCTGTCCGCGGAGTGCGATCAGCGAGCAACCACGTGAGATTGGCGTTATCAAAAAAGGGACAAGTGGTGACGGCAGCATAGCGCTTGTGTACGGGCTGCTGAATATCGGCGAAATAATGGCGACACCGCTGATCGATCAGGTAAAAGCGGAAATCGATCCAGCAAAGACCGTGATTATTGACGTGCCGCCGGGCACGGCCTGTCCGGTGATCGCAGCGGTGCAGGGCAGTGATTACTGTATTCTCGTGACTGAACCCACGCCGTTTGGACTCTATGATTTGACGCTTGCAGTTGCGGTACTTCGAGTACTCAAGCTTCCTTTTGGTGTGGTAATAAACAAAGCGGGGGTTGGCGATCGAAAAGTCTACGAGTACTGCGCTGCTGAGCGAATTCCGATTCTGCTCGAGATCCCGCACGACAAACGAATTGCGCGGAGCTATTCGGAAGGTGTGCTCTTCATAAAGGAGCTGCCGGAATGGCGGGAGCGATTTGCAGCGCTGATGGGGCGTATCGAGGAGGAATACGAGCGGTGA